TGCCCCCGCTTCGTTACACGCGGCGCTCGCCACGGACAGCCAGAGCGCATCGACATCAATCATCTGGTCGCTGTCTGCGATGTGTGCCGCATCGAAACCGAGTGCCCACAACAGCGTGTTTGCTGCCTCGAAACGCCATGTGATCGTAGTAGCAGTCGCTAAATCGGATGCGCCGGATTCAACAAAAGCGGCCTCCCGCGGTGTCAGCGAGGCGAAGCCGATCGGATTATGTTCGCGTTGTCCTCCAGGGATTGGTTCTACGCCGAGGCGATGTACCTGAGCGCGCACGGCGACATAGAATAGTGCGAGCGCGCGCTGCAGGACTTCGGCAGGAGGTCGCAGAACGACTTCGGCTTCGCCGATCGCGGGTGGTATGCTTGCTGGCGGCTGCGGGTCCATGAGCTTTAGCCGTTCGCGTGTCCTCTCGCGGCGCGCGACGGCATCGGGCTGGTATGGCAGGGCTGCCGACGGCGATGTTTCTCCCTCAGCGGACATTATGACCGCCATGTCCGGCGCACGCACCGATCCGTCGGGAAGAAAAAGCACGGCATTGGCCATACGCGCCCACGCCTCGACCTGC
This portion of the Sphingomonas sp. So64.6b genome encodes:
- a CDS encoding DUF4272 domain-containing protein; translated protein: MNFLKRLFGRGELAPETPAAPVESLLINAYATVRDLPPLDFPHQVRGRRDLSDPELAPHLEGFIGYVMGRGDGQMTTTRYHLWRHLQRVRNHISFEAIPPDLPQVEAWARMANAVLFLPDGSVRAPDMAVIMSAEGETSPSAALPYQPDAVARRERTRERLKLMDPQPPASIPPAIGEAEVVLRPPAEVLQRALALFYVAVRAQVHRLGVEPIPGGQREHNPIGFASLTPREAAFVESGASDLATATTITWRFEAANTLLWALGFDAAHIADSDQMIDVDALWLSVASAACNEAGAEAAQLRPVREILDALDRTWLEHWAARQASQKGIPLVAISRDVVAERHAALNWLASFQNDFDVSWDDTDTPT